AGATATGCGAGCTGCTCGTGCGCATGGTCTTGTCAATAATGATGGCCCCCTGCGAGTCGAGATTAACTCCTACTGCTTCCAACCTGAGATCGCGTGTATTGGGAGACCGCCCAGTGGCGACCAGGAGTCTATCGGCGTGTATCTCTCCCTGTCTGGTTGTAAGAAAGAATTCGCCATCCGAGTAGCGAATGAGACTTGCCTGGGTATGCTCCAGGACTGTGATTCCTTCGTCACGAAAGGCGGCCGTGATGGCTTCACCAATTGCCGGATCTTCCCGAAAGAATAGAGTGCTTCTCGCCAAGATCGTCACCGTGCTCCCCAGTCGCGCAAAAGCCTGAGCCAGCTCCACGGCGACGACCGATGAGCCGATGACGGCAAGCCGGGGTGGGATGATGTCGCTCACCAGGGCCTCGGTCGAAGTCCAGTAAGGCAGCCCTCTTAGGCCAGGGATCGGCGGAACCGCTGCACTGGCGCCAGTGGCGATCAGGCAGCGATCGAAAGCCAGCTCGCGCTCACTGCCATCTGCCAGACGAACGGCGAGATGCTGACCGTCCCGAAAACGGGCGTCACCATGCAGAACGGAAATGGATGGATTATCGTCCAAAATACTTTCGTATTTTGCTTGCCTGAGTTCATCAACGCGCGCCTGCTGCTGTGCCAGAAGCTGGTCGCGAAGGACTATTGGCGATGAAGCCTGAATGCCTCTATCGAAGGGGCTCTCCCGACGCAGATGAGCGATATGGGCCGCACGAATCATGATCTTCGATGGCACGCAACCAACGTTGACACAGGTGCCACCAATCGTTCCACGCTCGATAAGAGTGACCTTTGCACCCTGCTCCGAAGCTTTCAGTGCGGCTGCCATCGCCGCAGCACCACTGCCTATGATGGCAACATGAAGGCTGCCTGGAGTAGTCATGCCCTGGCTTTTCGTCTGCGCTTCTGGTTGCGAAAAATCATCTCCTTTGGCCTCGCGCAGGCGGTCAACGGCAGAAACTTTATAGCCAAGATCGGTCACAGCCTGACTCAGGATTTCCGTTGAGACACTGGCTCCTGCTTCCACTTCTGCCGTGCCCTTTGGATAGGAAACGATCGCTGACTTCACTTCTGGCAGCTTTTCAAGAGCTTCCCTGATATGTTTTGCGCAGGAATTGCAGGTCATTCCAGAAATTTTTAGCGTAACCATACATAGCCCTCTTTTTAACGATCAATATTCTGTAAAAGAAATTTTGAAATATTCGATAACGGTCTACGGCTTGACTGTTGAAGGGTAGCCGGCGTTCTCCGTTGCTTTGGTTAACTTTTCTGCGTTGGTTTTTGTATCATCGAAGATGACGACGGCTTCACGTTTTTCGAAACTTACCTCTGCCTTGCCTACACCATCGACTTTGGTAAGGGCCTTCTTGATCGTTATTATGCAGGCGGAGCATGTCATGCCTGGCACAGATAACGTTATGGTCTGTGGGGCAGCCCAGATCGGAGAAGCGATGACGAGAGTCAAGAATGCAAGTAACGTTTTCATAGAGACTCCTGAATCAATAGAAGATCGGTAAAACATAGGGAAATCCGAGTGCGACCGCAACCAATGCAGCCACAATCCAAAAGATCACCTTGTAAGTTTTTTGCACCGAAGGGACTGCACAGACCTCTCCGGGCTTGCACTCCGGTCTTGGTCTATAGATGCGTTTCCATGCAAGCAGCAGGGCTATGATTGCTGCAACAATGAATAACGGGCGATAGGGCTCAAGGACTGTCAGGTTTCCAATCCAGGCACCGCTAAAACCCAAAGTTACCAGCACGAGAGGTCCCAGGCAGCAGCTGGATGCAAGAAGCGCTGCGATCCCTCCGGCAAAAAGCGCGCCACGGGTATTGGGATTCCTGGACATGGTGATCTCCTTTCAATTTTTGCATGAACGGTATTTCAAGAGCCATGCAGGTATCAGGCTTTATCCTGTTCAAGCGCTTCGATAATCGGGCAGCTGGACGACGGAATCTCTCTGCTGCAAGTCAAAACCAGCTTTTCAAGTGCCGTTCTGATGGCTATGAGATCTGAAATTTTTTTCGAAACCTCTTCAACCTTGGCCTCGGCTCTGGATTTGACCGAAGCACATTTTGCTTTGGAGCCTGCTCTCAGATTGAGAAGGTCCTTAATTTCTTTCAGAGAAAATCCGAGATTCTTGGCACGAAGGATAAAGGTCAGTTTCGTTACATTTACAGGATCATATTTTCTATAGCCGCTTCCCGGTTTATAGGATGGCCTCTCGATGAGTCCCTTGCTTTCATAAAACCGGATGGTTTCAACTCCTACTCCTGATACCTTCGCCAAAGTGCCTATGGTCATGGGCTCCATCATATCCCTTCCCCCTGCAAAAGACTTTACGGTCCGTACTATACTACGGACTCAAGAGGAAAAATTTAACATATTGTTATCAAAGATTTTTATTGTCGCTAAAGAGGGATTTGCTTGTGGATAGATGTCATGGCGAGATGTCACTTTGTACAACGTGGAATGTTACCAATGTTGACCACATCAAGGAGTTCTTAGTGGGCGTGCTTTTGAAGGTGATACGGCGGATTTTTCCAAAATCCTGCCGGTTATACCTCAATGGCTTGATTGGGACAGGACATAGAACACCTGAACTGCAAGGCTCACAGAGGAAATGGTGGGTTTTTTAAGCAATCCTTACCATCCCCCCGATAACTGCCAGAGCTGCGGGGACACTAAACAAGGCAAGGCCTGAACCGACAGACATCCAAATCTCCTAAAAGTAGCCTCCTGGGGGAGTCTGTCCCCCAGATCAACCATAATCTATTGGTTGGCATCGTCCCGCTGTGTGAGTCCAAGTTCAATAGCGAGTCTCGACGCAAGATCAGTATCAGACTTGAGTACGGCTTCAGAAGAAACAGGATTTTTCAGGCTGAATGTTACAATCAGGCACTTTGCACCATCCTCAGTCTTGAATATGCCCTTTGTGGCCCAGCTATACCCGCCTTCCATGGACTCAACGCCCGACTTTTCCTTGCCAATCAAACCTTTTTTGACCTCAGAATCTTTCATCGACGTGTCGTTCCACGCATCCTGAAAGATCGTTTTTTGGCAGTCGCCAGACCTGGCTTCACTTTGAAGGACATTCTGCTGAGCGTCTTTCGTAAAGACCACTGATTCAGAGCTTCCGGAAGTGATTCCGTCAGCATCCGTAACCAGGGTCATGCCTGCCCCGACCGACGTGAAAAGGAAAGGGCTGATTCGCTGATAGCCTGGTCGGAGGAAATAGAATCTATTGAACTTCATGCCATCGGCGACGAGTTCAAAGTAGCGCAAAAGATCACTATTCTCAGGGACGGCAGCGAAGGATTTATCTGCTGGATGAATCATCAGCTCGATACAGTTTGCACCAAACCTGGCGGTGGCAGTAAAGCCCTCGAACGTGCTGTCAACGTTTCTCAGGAACCAATTCGCACCGCTGTCGGTCTTTCCACCAATTTCTCCAGAAGCTGGTTCAGACTTATAGTTCTGGCATTGATCGGAGATTAACTGGACCAAAAAATCGGCTTTATTACCGCCGTTCGCAGAAACAGCTGATATTGGGATAAGGTCAGTTACAACGGTCTTGCCTAATGTATCGCTGCTCCAGCGATATTCAGCTTTTCTGTCTGTGGCAGGCAGAATGAGTTCCCAGCCGGCGACTGAAACATAACTGCCATCCAGCACCTGTGGATAGACCAGACTGATTGGGTTAGTCGATTTGTTGTCATTGTCGCTCTTGTCTTTGCCACACGCGGTCAAGGCAATTGCGCAAGCGATGGCAATTTTGAACTTCATTGAAATCCCTCTCTTAAAAATTATCGCAGTCGGGGTCGCCATCGAAGTTCGAGGTCCCCGTATATTCGCACGTAAATCGAATGGTCTGTGCCTGCCATGTCCTGGTGCAGGCTGCCTGACAGGCATTTCGGTCATATCCGGGACTAAAAACGTCAATGGCCGGGCAGGTGCTGTCATATATCTCATATACTCCACCGTCGCAGGAGTCGCCCGTACCAAGATTCGCGCCGGTAACCAAAAAAGAGTATCCTACTGGAACGACGTTTGTATCCTTTTGTCGCCCATGCCGTGGTCCGTTGGATGCACCGGGGCGACAGTATTTGCAGGTCAGCCTCTTTCTATCCCAGTCCGAAGCGTTTAGGTAACCTCCTTTCGTGAACTGGCCGAATGAGAACCAAAACGCCTGCCCACTGCCGTTCTTGGGATGGGCGCAAAATTCGGGGGCAGCCTTGATATAGTCCACTGTTTCGCAGCCGGCAAAGCTGACATCACCGACGACATTTATGCCCGGTGGATAGACCAATAGATTCCCTGCCGCAGTGGAACTCTGCATGTAAACGCTTGCACAAAATAGCAGTCCGAAAAGCCTTTTCGACATATGTTTTGTCCCTTGTGTTCGGCTTCCGGCGCACCGGAGCCGCGTATAGCAATAATTTCGGAAAATGTCTTCTGGAATTGGTTACATGAGTCTACCCAGCTTCTGGGAGATCTCTTCCCTGGTCCTGCCGGCCAGGATGAGGCCGGTTTTGTAGAAATACAGGTATGGTTCGCGCCTGCTTTTCTCGACACTCGTGGAAATGAATTCAGCTGCCGCGTCGGGGCGGAATCGTGCGAATTGCTCGAAAACCTGCATGGTGATGTTTGACTGTGATTTTGTCTGTTCAGATGCAGATGGCGAGAAGTCCACAGGACGTGTGGCAATGTCTTCGATGATTTCAAGAGCCAAAGGCCAGTCGCTGGCATTTTTGGCAAAGTAGGCCAGGGTGTCAACGAGTGAAATAACGGTATCGGCCCCGTCTTTACTCCTGGCAAGATCAGCGCTCTCAAAGACAATTACCCGCCCTGCATGCGCCA
The window above is part of the Oligoflexus sp. genome. Proteins encoded here:
- a CDS encoding MerR family DNA-binding protein; translation: MMEPMTIGTLAKVSGVGVETIRFYESKGLIERPSYKPGSGYRKYDPVNVTKLTFILRAKNLGFSLKEIKDLLNLRAGSKAKCASVKSRAEAKVEEVSKKISDLIAIRTALEKLVLTCSREIPSSSCPIIEALEQDKA
- the merP gene encoding mercury resistance system periplasmic binding protein MerP; this encodes MKTLLAFLTLVIASPIWAAPQTITLSVPGMTCSACIITIKKALTKVDGVGKAEVSFEKREAVVIFDDTKTNAEKLTKATENAGYPSTVKP
- the merA gene encoding mercury(II) reductase, with the translated sequence MVTLKISGMTCNSCAKHIREALEKLPEVKSAIVSYPKGTAEVEAGASVSTEILSQAVTDLGYKVSAVDRLREAKGDDFSQPEAQTKSQGMTTPGSLHVAIIGSGAAAMAAALKASEQGAKVTLIERGTIGGTCVNVGCVPSKIMIRAAHIAHLRRESPFDRGIQASSPIVLRDQLLAQQQARVDELRQAKYESILDDNPSISVLHGDARFRDGQHLAVRLADGSERELAFDRCLIATGASAAVPPIPGLRGLPYWTSTEALVSDIIPPRLAVIGSSVVAVELAQAFARLGSTVTILARSTLFFREDPAIGEAITAAFRDEGITVLEHTQASLIRYSDGEFFLTTRQGEIHADRLLVATGRSPNTRDLRLEAVGVNLDSQGAIIIDKTMRTSSSHIYAAGDCTDQPQFVYVAAAAGTRAAINMVGGETALDLAAMPAVIFTDPQIATVGFSEAEAHHAGIETQSRLLTLEHVPRALANFDTRGFIKLVAEAGSSRLIGVQAVAAEAGELIQTAALAISCRLTVEDLANRLFPYLTMVEGLKLAAQTFNKDLKQLSCCAG
- the merT gene encoding mercuric ion transporter MerT, coding for MSRNPNTRGALFAGGIAALLASSCCLGPLVLVTLGFSGAWIGNLTVLEPYRPLFIVAAIIALLLAWKRIYRPRPECKPGEVCAVPSVQKTYKVIFWIVAALVAVALGFPYVLPIFY